A region of Leifsonia xyli DNA encodes the following proteins:
- a CDS encoding phosphatase translates to MAEARRFRGPVDLHTHSSVSDGTETPAELVRSAAAAGLGTVALTDHDSTTGWAEAADEGARSGITVIPGMELSTRIEFASVHMLGYLFDPANEALVAETKRIRDGRMRRAEDMVRRISADYDITWDDVLAQATEGATVGRPHIADALVARGLASDRSAAFAGILHWRSGYFQPHYAPEPLTGVRLIRGAGGLPVLAHPATGGRSRVIPEDRLRRLVDAGLFGLELDHRENTPDGVARLRELAARYGLRITGSSDYHGAGKPNRLGENTTDPAVVDAMIEEATGAAPFYAP, encoded by the coding sequence ATGGCTGAAGCGCGACGGTTCCGTGGTCCCGTCGACCTGCACACGCACTCCAGCGTCTCCGACGGCACCGAGACGCCGGCGGAGCTGGTGCGGTCGGCCGCCGCCGCGGGACTCGGCACCGTCGCCCTGACCGACCACGACTCGACCACCGGATGGGCGGAGGCGGCCGACGAGGGCGCGCGCTCGGGCATCACGGTCATCCCGGGTATGGAGCTCTCCACCCGCATCGAGTTCGCCAGCGTCCACATGCTCGGCTACCTGTTCGACCCGGCGAACGAGGCGCTCGTCGCCGAGACGAAGCGCATCCGCGACGGCCGCATGCGGCGCGCAGAGGACATGGTGCGCCGGATCTCCGCCGACTACGACATCACGTGGGACGACGTGCTCGCGCAGGCGACCGAGGGCGCGACCGTCGGCCGCCCGCACATCGCCGACGCCCTCGTCGCCCGGGGGCTGGCGTCCGACCGCAGCGCCGCGTTCGCGGGCATCCTTCACTGGCGCAGCGGCTACTTCCAGCCGCACTACGCGCCGGAGCCGCTGACCGGCGTGCGGCTCATCCGCGGTGCGGGCGGCCTTCCCGTGCTCGCGCATCCCGCGACCGGCGGTCGCAGCCGCGTCATCCCCGAGGATCGGCTCCGGCGCCTGGTGGATGCGGGACTCTTCGGCCTCGAGCTCGACCACCGCGAGAACACGCCCGACGGGGTGGCCCGGCTGCGGGAGCTGGCGGCGCGGTACGGGCTGCGGATCACCGGCTCCAGCGACTACCACGGCGCAGGCAAACCCAACCGTCTGGGCGAGAACACGACAGACCCGGCCGTCGTGGACGCGATGATCGAAGAAGCGACAGGCGCGGCGCCTTTCTACGCTCCGTGA
- a CDS encoding Xaa-Pro aminopeptidase — translation MSQSTQSTTDQAPRATQNRSTTPGSDAFREYIGSGWADRPEALPGARPQAAYAAARRARVSELFPGKRLIIPAGRLKQRSNDTDYAFRAHSAFAHLTGWGSDSEPGSVLVLEPTASGHDATLYFRERAGRDSDEFYANPEIGEFWIGPRPSLAQVASDLGLPTRGIAEVQAVLDAVDADTIVLREADPALTDEVDAARLLLGDADDAGAADAEDHADDDRLARDLSELRLVKDDFEIAELRAAVEATARGFEDVIADLPRITAHPRGERLVEGVFNGRARADGNTVGYDTIAASGPHACILHWTRNDGPVVPGDLILMDAGVELDSYYTADITRTFPIDGTFTETQRMIYEAVLEAADAAFAIVKPGIRFREIHATAMGVIARRTAEWGLLPVSAEEALQQENQQHRRYMVHGTSHHLGLDVHDCAQARRDLYLDGVLEPGMVFTIEPGLYFQPDDLTVPERFRGIGVRIEDNILVTADGAENLSIGIPRTADDVEAWVRRLSR, via the coding sequence ATGTCGCAGTCCACGCAGAGCACGACCGACCAGGCGCCGCGCGCCACGCAGAACCGCTCGACCACGCCGGGGTCGGACGCGTTCCGGGAGTACATCGGCAGCGGGTGGGCCGACAGGCCGGAGGCGCTTCCCGGTGCTCGGCCGCAGGCCGCGTACGCGGCCGCCCGACGCGCACGGGTGTCCGAACTCTTCCCCGGCAAGCGGCTGATCATCCCGGCCGGGCGGCTGAAGCAGCGCAGCAACGACACCGACTACGCGTTCCGCGCTCACTCGGCGTTCGCACACCTGACCGGCTGGGGCTCCGACTCCGAGCCGGGCAGCGTGCTCGTGCTGGAGCCGACAGCATCCGGCCACGACGCGACCCTCTACTTCCGGGAGCGCGCCGGTCGCGACTCCGACGAGTTCTACGCCAACCCGGAGATCGGCGAGTTCTGGATCGGGCCGCGCCCGTCCCTCGCGCAGGTCGCGAGCGACCTCGGGCTGCCCACGCGCGGCATCGCCGAGGTGCAGGCGGTGCTCGACGCGGTGGATGCGGACACGATCGTGCTCCGCGAGGCCGACCCGGCGCTCACCGACGAAGTGGATGCCGCCCGTCTGCTGCTCGGCGACGCCGACGACGCCGGCGCGGCGGACGCCGAGGACCACGCGGACGACGACCGGCTCGCCCGCGACCTCTCCGAGCTGCGCCTGGTCAAGGACGACTTCGAGATCGCCGAGCTGCGCGCGGCGGTGGAGGCGACCGCGCGCGGCTTCGAGGACGTGATCGCCGACCTGCCGCGCATCACCGCCCACCCGCGCGGCGAGCGGCTGGTCGAGGGCGTGTTCAACGGACGCGCCCGCGCCGACGGCAACACGGTCGGCTACGACACGATCGCGGCGAGCGGACCGCACGCCTGCATCCTGCACTGGACGCGCAACGACGGTCCGGTCGTGCCGGGCGACCTCATCCTGATGGATGCGGGCGTCGAGCTCGACAGCTACTACACCGCCGACATCACCCGCACGTTCCCGATCGACGGGACGTTCACCGAGACGCAGCGGATGATCTACGAGGCGGTGCTCGAGGCGGCTGACGCGGCGTTCGCGATCGTGAAGCCGGGGATCCGCTTCCGCGAGATCCACGCCACCGCGATGGGCGTGATCGCCCGCCGCACCGCCGAGTGGGGGCTGCTCCCGGTCAGCGCGGAGGAGGCGCTGCAGCAAGAGAACCAGCAGCACCGCCGCTACATGGTGCACGGGACGAGCCACCACCTCGGCCTCGACGTGCACGACTGTGCGCAGGCGCGGCGCGACCTCTATCTCGACGGCGTGCTGGAGCCCGGCATGGTGTTCACCATCGAGCCGGGACTGTACTTCCAGCCGGACGATCTGACGGTGCCCGAGCGGTTCCGTGGGATCGGCGTGCGGATCGAGGACAACATCCTGGTCACGGCCGACGGCGCGGAGAACCTGTCGATCGGCATCCCGCGCACGGCGGACGACGTCGAGGCCTGGGTGCGCCGCCTCTCCCGCTGA